One window of the Halictus rubicundus isolate RS-2024b chromosome 6, iyHalRubi1_principal, whole genome shotgun sequence genome contains the following:
- the Nep2 gene encoding M13 family metallopeptidase neprilysin 2 isoform X2, protein MTNSMKQTVIKNPTWWKRRSGLERGLTVIAVSGALLCIALVVVIAVLATNSASCNTQSGNANALNGYQHTKDIQIVNGPTCGDDVCYTSECVHTASRILKNMNSEIEPCDDFYDFACGGFLESTNIPDDKTSVNTFTEISDELQNQLRTSIEEKSAPNEPKPFKLAKNLYKACMNKTLIEQQGLQPLLNILRKLGSWPVLEGDNWNETEFNWKESVYKFRKMGYSVDYFIDFSIGVDLKNSTRRIIDLDQASLGLSREYLSKGFDEKIVQAYYSYMVDIAAILGGDKATAKTELKQSLEFEMKLANISLPNEKRRNATLLYNPMTVRELSKTYRSIPWKEYFNTLLAPNLQVDDDEVVIVSVPSFISSLEKLLASTPKRVQANYVMWRAAASSVSYLTEAIRKRQLQYSTALSGRTEREPRWKECIDTVSGSLGISVGAMYVRKYFKEDAKKNAVEMVTDIREEFTEILKQVDWMDEETRKSALDKAASMSSHIAYPDELLDDKKLEDFYEKLELTTDNYLEGILNLTLFGVEYSFGKLRKPVNKTDWITHGRPAIVNAFYSSIENSIQFPAGILQGAFFNNDRPRYMNYGAIGFVIGHEITHGFDDQGRQFDKAGNLVDWWAPETKEKYLERAECIIHQYGNYTVEDVGLNLNGINTQGENIADNGGIKEAYLAYRKWVERNNKESKLPGLPYTPEQLFWISAANTWCSKYRPEAMKLRITTGFHSPGKFRVLGPLSNMEEFSKDFNCPLGSKMNPEKKCAVW, encoded by the exons ATGACAAACAGCATGAAGCAAACAGTTATTAA GAATCCGACGTGGTGGAAGAGGCGTTCAGGACTGGAACGGGGGTTAACTGTAATAGCAGTTTCCGGAGCGCTCTTGTGCATCGCGTTGGTTGTTGTAATCGCAGTTCTTGCAACAAATTCCGCGTCCTGTAACACGCAGTCGGGCAACG CCAACGCCTTGAACGGGTACCAGCACACGAAAGACATTCAAATCGTGAATGGACCAACCTGCGGCGATGACGTGTGCTACACTTCAGAATGCGTGCATACAG CATCCAGGATATTGAAGAACATGAACTCGGAGATAGAGCCGTGCGACGACTTCTACGACTTCGCTTGTGGTGGTTTCCTGGAGAGTACCAATATCCCGGATGATAAAACTAGCGTAAACACGTTCACCGAAATCAGCGACGAGCTGCAAAATCAATTAAGAACCAGCATCGAGGAGAAGAGCGCGCCGAACGAGCCGAAACCGTTTAAGCTAGCGAAGAATTTGTACAAAGCTTGTATGAACAAGA CGCTTATCGAACAGCAAGGTCTTCAGCCGCTTTTGAACATTTTACGAAAGCTGGGTAGCTGGCCGGTGTTGGAAGGAGACAATTGGAACGAAACCGAGTTTAATTGGAAAGAATCGGTGTACAAGTTTCGCAAGATGGGATACTCCGTCGATTATTTCATCGATTTCAGCATCGGCGTCGACTTGAAAAACAGCACCAGACGAATAATCGAT CTCGATCAAGCATCTCTGGGACTGTCGCGGGAATACTTGTCGAAGGGTTTCGATGAAAAAATCGTGCAAGCATACTACAGCTACATGGTGGACATCGCTGCAATTTTAGGCGGCGACAAGGCTACGGCGAAGACGGAATTGAAGCAGTCGCTGGAGTTCGAGATGAAACTTGCCAAC ATTTCTTTGCCGAACGAGAAACGCCGTAACGCCACACTCCTCTACAACCCCATGACCGTGCGGGAATTGTCGAAGACTTACCGCAGCATTCCGTGGAAGGAATACTTCAACACCCTCTTGGCGCCGAACCTCCAAGTCGACGATGACGAGGTCGTAATCGTCAGTGTTCCCAGCTTCATCTCGAGCCTGGAGAAGCTATTGGCCAGCACGCCGAAGAGGGTCCAGGCAAATTATGTGATGTGGAGGGCTGCTGCTTCGTCCGTCAGCTATCTTACCGAGGCGATCCGGAAAAGGCAGTTGCAATATTCGACGGCGTTGAGCGGCAGAACGGAAAGGGAACCCAGATGGAAGGAGTGTATCGACACCGTTTCCGGTAGCTTAGGCATCAGCGTCGGCGCCATGTACGTTAGGAAGTACTTCAAGGAGGACGCGAAGAAAAACGCTGTGGAGATGGTGACTGATATTAGAGAAGAATTCACAGAGATACTGAAACAA GTCGACTGGATGGACGAAGAAACGAGGAAGAGCGCACTGGACAAGGCAGCGTCCATGTCCAGCCATATTGCCTACCCGGATGAACTATTGGACGACAAGAAACTCGAAGATTTCTACGAGAAACTTGAATTGACGACCGACAATTATTTAGAGGGAATCTTGAACTTGACTCTCTTCGGGGTGGAGTACTCGTTCGGAAAGCTGAGGAAGCCCGTGAACAAAACCGACTGGATAACGCACGGAAGGCCGGCAATCGTGAACGCGTTCTATTCGTCGATCGAGAACAGTATTC AATTTCCCGCTGGCATTCTACAAGGTGCTTTCTTCAACAACGACAGACCGAGGTACATGAATTACGGTGCCATCGGGTTCGTCATAGGCCACGAGATAACACACGGCTTCGACGATCAAGGCAGACAGTTTGATAAAGCAGGAAATCTCGTCGATTGGTGGGCGCCAGAGACAAAGGAAAAGTACCTCGAGAGAGCGGAGTGTATCATTCACCAATACGGAAACTACACCGTCGAAGACGTTGGCCTGAAC TTGAACGGTATAAACACCCAAGGAGAGAACATAGCCGACAACGGTGGCATCAAAGAGGCGTATCTGGCGTACAGAAAATGGGTCGAGCGAAACAACAAAGAATCAAAACTACCAGGTCTTCCTTATACACCGGAACAATTGTTCTGGATCAGTGCTGCGAACACCTGGTGCAGCAAGTACAGACCGGAAGCGATGAAACTCCGCATTACCACTGGATTCCATAGTCCAGGGAAGTTCCGCGTCCTAGGGCCACTTTCAAACATGGAGGAATTCTCGAAGGACTTCAACTGTCCTCTCGGCTCTAAAATGAACCCCGAAAAGAAGTGTGCGGTCTGGTAA
- the Nep2 gene encoding M13 family metallopeptidase neprilysin 2 isoform X1, with protein MTNSMKQTVIKNPTWWKRRSGLERGLTVIAVSGALLCIALVVVIAVLATNSASCNTQSGNDASVKSEELPYTANALNGYQHTKDIQIVNGPTCGDDVCYTSECVHTASRILKNMNSEIEPCDDFYDFACGGFLESTNIPDDKTSVNTFTEISDELQNQLRTSIEEKSAPNEPKPFKLAKNLYKACMNKTLIEQQGLQPLLNILRKLGSWPVLEGDNWNETEFNWKESVYKFRKMGYSVDYFIDFSIGVDLKNSTRRIIDLDQASLGLSREYLSKGFDEKIVQAYYSYMVDIAAILGGDKATAKTELKQSLEFEMKLANISLPNEKRRNATLLYNPMTVRELSKTYRSIPWKEYFNTLLAPNLQVDDDEVVIVSVPSFISSLEKLLASTPKRVQANYVMWRAAASSVSYLTEAIRKRQLQYSTALSGRTEREPRWKECIDTVSGSLGISVGAMYVRKYFKEDAKKNAVEMVTDIREEFTEILKQVDWMDEETRKSALDKAASMSSHIAYPDELLDDKKLEDFYEKLELTTDNYLEGILNLTLFGVEYSFGKLRKPVNKTDWITHGRPAIVNAFYSSIENSIQFPAGILQGAFFNNDRPRYMNYGAIGFVIGHEITHGFDDQGRQFDKAGNLVDWWAPETKEKYLERAECIIHQYGNYTVEDVGLNLNGINTQGENIADNGGIKEAYLAYRKWVERNNKESKLPGLPYTPEQLFWISAANTWCSKYRPEAMKLRITTGFHSPGKFRVLGPLSNMEEFSKDFNCPLGSKMNPEKKCAVW; from the exons ATGACAAACAGCATGAAGCAAACAGTTATTAA GAATCCGACGTGGTGGAAGAGGCGTTCAGGACTGGAACGGGGGTTAACTGTAATAGCAGTTTCCGGAGCGCTCTTGTGCATCGCGTTGGTTGTTGTAATCGCAGTTCTTGCAACAAATTCCGCGTCCTGTAACACGCAGTCGGGCAACG ATGCATCTGTTAAATCAGAGGAATTACCGTACACAGCCAACGCCTTGAACGGGTACCAGCACACGAAAGACATTCAAATCGTGAATGGACCAACCTGCGGCGATGACGTGTGCTACACTTCAGAATGCGTGCATACAG CATCCAGGATATTGAAGAACATGAACTCGGAGATAGAGCCGTGCGACGACTTCTACGACTTCGCTTGTGGTGGTTTCCTGGAGAGTACCAATATCCCGGATGATAAAACTAGCGTAAACACGTTCACCGAAATCAGCGACGAGCTGCAAAATCAATTAAGAACCAGCATCGAGGAGAAGAGCGCGCCGAACGAGCCGAAACCGTTTAAGCTAGCGAAGAATTTGTACAAAGCTTGTATGAACAAGA CGCTTATCGAACAGCAAGGTCTTCAGCCGCTTTTGAACATTTTACGAAAGCTGGGTAGCTGGCCGGTGTTGGAAGGAGACAATTGGAACGAAACCGAGTTTAATTGGAAAGAATCGGTGTACAAGTTTCGCAAGATGGGATACTCCGTCGATTATTTCATCGATTTCAGCATCGGCGTCGACTTGAAAAACAGCACCAGACGAATAATCGAT CTCGATCAAGCATCTCTGGGACTGTCGCGGGAATACTTGTCGAAGGGTTTCGATGAAAAAATCGTGCAAGCATACTACAGCTACATGGTGGACATCGCTGCAATTTTAGGCGGCGACAAGGCTACGGCGAAGACGGAATTGAAGCAGTCGCTGGAGTTCGAGATGAAACTTGCCAAC ATTTCTTTGCCGAACGAGAAACGCCGTAACGCCACACTCCTCTACAACCCCATGACCGTGCGGGAATTGTCGAAGACTTACCGCAGCATTCCGTGGAAGGAATACTTCAACACCCTCTTGGCGCCGAACCTCCAAGTCGACGATGACGAGGTCGTAATCGTCAGTGTTCCCAGCTTCATCTCGAGCCTGGAGAAGCTATTGGCCAGCACGCCGAAGAGGGTCCAGGCAAATTATGTGATGTGGAGGGCTGCTGCTTCGTCCGTCAGCTATCTTACCGAGGCGATCCGGAAAAGGCAGTTGCAATATTCGACGGCGTTGAGCGGCAGAACGGAAAGGGAACCCAGATGGAAGGAGTGTATCGACACCGTTTCCGGTAGCTTAGGCATCAGCGTCGGCGCCATGTACGTTAGGAAGTACTTCAAGGAGGACGCGAAGAAAAACGCTGTGGAGATGGTGACTGATATTAGAGAAGAATTCACAGAGATACTGAAACAA GTCGACTGGATGGACGAAGAAACGAGGAAGAGCGCACTGGACAAGGCAGCGTCCATGTCCAGCCATATTGCCTACCCGGATGAACTATTGGACGACAAGAAACTCGAAGATTTCTACGAGAAACTTGAATTGACGACCGACAATTATTTAGAGGGAATCTTGAACTTGACTCTCTTCGGGGTGGAGTACTCGTTCGGAAAGCTGAGGAAGCCCGTGAACAAAACCGACTGGATAACGCACGGAAGGCCGGCAATCGTGAACGCGTTCTATTCGTCGATCGAGAACAGTATTC AATTTCCCGCTGGCATTCTACAAGGTGCTTTCTTCAACAACGACAGACCGAGGTACATGAATTACGGTGCCATCGGGTTCGTCATAGGCCACGAGATAACACACGGCTTCGACGATCAAGGCAGACAGTTTGATAAAGCAGGAAATCTCGTCGATTGGTGGGCGCCAGAGACAAAGGAAAAGTACCTCGAGAGAGCGGAGTGTATCATTCACCAATACGGAAACTACACCGTCGAAGACGTTGGCCTGAAC TTGAACGGTATAAACACCCAAGGAGAGAACATAGCCGACAACGGTGGCATCAAAGAGGCGTATCTGGCGTACAGAAAATGGGTCGAGCGAAACAACAAAGAATCAAAACTACCAGGTCTTCCTTATACACCGGAACAATTGTTCTGGATCAGTGCTGCGAACACCTGGTGCAGCAAGTACAGACCGGAAGCGATGAAACTCCGCATTACCACTGGATTCCATAGTCCAGGGAAGTTCCGCGTCCTAGGGCCACTTTCAAACATGGAGGAATTCTCGAAGGACTTCAACTGTCCTCTCGGCTCTAAAATGAACCCCGAAAAGAAGTGTGCGGTCTGGTAA